The genomic DNA GGGCGACATCCAGATGGAGTCCACCCGTACACCGCACTTCCTGACCAAGCACCTGGTCGTCGTCGTCACCGATGCGACGGTGACGGCGAACGGCGAGCCGTACGGCATGCGTTACGCGGATCTGCTGGTGAAAGCCGATGGCCGATGGGTCTTCCAGACCATGGTGCAGGGAGGGTGGGCCGAGGCGTGGAAGGAGACCCGGCAGGGCGCCTGACATCCAGGCGCGTTCCCGGTGCGCCGGCTTCCCATCCGCTGTCCCTGTGCTGTCGCCGGTTTCCCGTGCGGTGGTCAGACCGCGATCTTGGCCGGACCGCGGAACCTGGTGTCCCGGGTTGGCGGCGTAGACCGACTGGCTGCAGCGCACAGTGATACATGACGGGACCTTCAACCCGTTGATTGCTCCACATCTGCCGTGCGGCGCCTGTGGTCGGATTGAGAATGGCTTGCTGCCGGCGATCCGGTCGCCGGCACGTGGCATGCTGCTGACATGGTGGCAACCGACCCGGCATCTGTGACCCTGGTAATCGGCGACGAGGAGTTGCTGGCCGACCGTGCGGTGGGGGAGGTGATCGCGGCGGCACGGGTGGCTGACCCGGGCACCGAGGTGCACGATCTCATCGGTGGGAAGGTCGAGCTGGGGGAGCTGACCCGGCTGACCTCGCCCTCACTGTTCGGTGACAGATCCGTGGTGGCGATCCGCTCGGCCCAGGATCTGGCCAAGGACGTCATCGCGGAGATCGTCTCCTATACCGCCCATCCGGCCGAGGAGACCGTGATCGTCCTCGTCCATCCCGGTGGGGTCAAAGGGAAGGCCCTGGTCGACGGGGTCAAGAAGGCCGGTGCCCGAGTGGTCACCGTCACCAAGCTCACCAAACCGGCCGAACGGCTCGTCTTCGTCAAGGCAGAGCTGAAGCGGGCGGGGCGGAGCATCGGGACTGACGCGGCCACCGCCCTACTCGACGCGGTCGGCAACGACCTGCGGGAACTCGCCGCCGCCTGCAGCCAACTCGCCTTCGACACCCCGGGCAAGACCATCGACGAGGCGGCTGTCGCCCGCTACCACCGGGGCCGGGCCGAGGTCAGCGGTTTCACCGTGGCGGACTCGGCCGTCG from Streptosporangium sp. NBC_01756 includes the following:
- the holA gene encoding DNA polymerase III subunit delta; amino-acid sequence: MVATDPASVTLVIGDEELLADRAVGEVIAAARVADPGTEVHDLIGGKVELGELTRLTSPSLFGDRSVVAIRSAQDLAKDVIAEIVSYTAHPAEETVIVLVHPGGVKGKALVDGVKKAGARVVTVTKLTKPAERLVFVKAELKRAGRSIGTDAATALLDAVGNDLRELAAACSQLAFDTPGKTIDEAAVARYHRGRAEVSGFTVADSAVEGRLGDALEQLRWALATGTAPVLLVSALAGGLRSLAKVGGAPRNLRGGQLASHLGMPPWKIDRVQRQLNGWGPNGIARAIQAAAAADEQVKGGGADPAYALEHMIQTVVASRTGR